The nucleotide sequence AAACCTTCCAATAATGCCCTGATGGTTCCATGCCTAAGATTACGTTGTTTAACCCTTCCTTTTGCTTAATAATTCTTATTTTTTCCTCTAACATTTTAATACCATCTATGGTATTATTAATCTTGAAAGGGCTAATCAAATCAATTCCACGATAATCAGTCATCCTAACCCAATGATTTCTTTTAGCAACATCAATACCGACAATTAGAGTGTCTTGAGAAATTCTTGAAACTTTTGGATTAACATACTTTTGTTCCATGGTATCGCCTCCTGATTTTAGTGTGATGGGGTAATTATATATTATCAGGAGGCGATACTTTTTTCAAAATCTATTTTTCCTTACAGGAATGCTATTATTAAGGATATCATAAACACTATACTACAACCACAAGCTTAGAGAAAACTTAGAAAAATCCAGAATAATATTCTAAGGATTTTCTAAGAATATGGGTGTAGAATATAGTTGTGATTCTGAACGGAGGTGATAAATATGATGCGTTGGTGGTATGGATTTCCCGCTTTTGGTGCAGGTTGTGGTGGTTGGTTTGGAGCACTTTGGTGGTTGAAGCCTATAATTTCTTTCGGGCTTTTCATATTGGCTGTATACATAATTTACAGATTATTCTTTGCTAAGGGAGTGTTTTTGAGACATAAGTCAGAAGCAATCCAAATCTTAGACGAAAGATTCGCAAGAGGAGAAATCACAGAAGAAGAGTACAGGAAAATGAAATCGCTTTTGGAAGAAAATAACCACAGATAAAATTACAACTGAGACAATGCAGAACCGCCCCCCAGTACCCCTTTTACTTTCCCCTCCCAGTGGAAAAGAAAGAAAAGATGC is from Fervidobacterium gondwanense DSM 13020 and encodes:
- a CDS encoding SHOCT domain-containing protein, with the translated sequence MMRWWYGFPAFGAGCGGWFGALWWLKPIISFGLFILAVYIIYRLFFAKGVFLRHKSEAIQILDERFARGEITEEEYRKMKSLLEENNHR
- a CDS encoding IS110 family transposase, which translates into the protein MEQKYVNPKVSRISQDTLIVGIDVAKRNHWVRMTDYRGIDLISPFKINNTIDGIKMLEEKIRIIKQKEGLNNVILGMEPSGHYWKV